Proteins from a single region of Rana temporaria chromosome 5, aRanTem1.1, whole genome shotgun sequence:
- the SALL3 gene encoding sal-like protein 3 isoform X2, with product MSRRKQAKPQHLKSDEEIGTELLPNNAVPGEGPDDGDSGNESRSGSEETNVCEKCCAEFFKWSDFLEHKKNCTKNPLVLIVNDDIAATASEEFPEPSPASSQSDHAESEVADETVQVENNDTCDLKETEKEEEPMEVETPEEKNFPSQEASNNATPLPQITDPASMTNYNMPNTNVTLETLQSTKVAVAQFSQNARCVGGTSVATAATAMAIPMILEQLMALQQQQIHQLQLIEQIRSQVALMNRQSLRPPLTSSVPAQNPPIPAPNQLQSFTTHTTLQLTPVVPPTLPGSVPSNQAPSFENPQHTSQPASGASTPNIPCSVSCTPTESSTSLSINAKATSVTPTPVPNATTCSSHSQSSSTPPSIGHGSILTSPSSLPSPLLPQSSSNSVIFPNPLASIAATANALDPLSALMKHRKGKPPNVSVFETKSTSEDPFFKHKCRFCAKVFGSDSALQIHLRSHTGERPFKCNICGNRFSTKGNLKVHFQRHKEKYPHIQMNPYPVPEYLDNVPTSSGIPYGMSLPPEKPVTTWLDSKPVLPTIPTSIGLQLPPTIPGVNSYLDSPSITPLNRSPQRPSPTSSECNSLSPNINHPEPCMVTSSESLQSSQTVTTAVTKTELVVLPPIAARTVEQPVIGQVPSPVTTSIPIPTLTDTSTSTSLPNPVLPAMSDQFTAKFPFGGLLESMQTSETSKLQQLVENIDKKMTDPNQCVICHRVLSCQSALKMHYRTHTGERPFKCKICGRAFTTKGNLKTHFGVHRSKPPLRVQHSCPICQKKFTNAVVLQQHIRMHMGGQIPNTPLPEGFQDEMDSELSYDEKNLETMSNYDEDFDDNSMEDELDLKDIPIDSSKPLMPFSESSPASPPTVISSIAALENQMKMMDSVMTAQQFIGLKSLENGSGEYDHLSNDSSSAAGDLESQSVGSPAMSESSSSMQVLSPAHSHSESIRSKSPHAVNHEEPPELQLKTEKPDSPIPASEIERALDLTSTNPGRPIIKEEAPFSLLFLSRERGPSQTTTSLVTSTAPAMIKMEVNGHTKPISLGEGSHLPAGIQVPAAPQTAMSPGITPMLAPPPRRTPKQHNCHNCGKTFSSASALQIHERTHTGEKPFGCTICGRAFTTKGNLKVHMGTHMWNNAPARRGRRLSVENPMALLGGDALKFSEMFQKDLAARAMNVDPSFWNQYAAAITNGLAMKNNEISVIQNGGIPQLPVSLGGTAIPPLGNLSSGMDRARTGSSPPLISMDKVGTDSIVNRPFTRFIEENKEIGIN from the exons atgtcTCGTCGAAAGCAAGCCAAGCCCCAGCATCTGAAATCTGACGAGGAGATCGGGACTGAGCTGCTCCCTAATAACG CAGTACCCGGGGAAGGACCAGATGATGGTGATAGCGGGAATGAAAGTCGAAGTGGAAGCGAAGAGACCAACGTTTGTGAAAAATGTTGTGCTGAATTCTTCAAATGGTCTGACTTTTTAGAGCACAAGAAGAACTGCACTAAAAACCCTCTTGTGTTAATTGTAAATGATGATATAGCAGCAACAGCTTCAGAAGAATTTCCTGAGCCCTCTCCTGCAAGCTCTCAAAGTGATCACGCAGAGAGCGAGGTTGCAGATGAAACAGTTCAGGTAGAAAATAATGACACTTGTGATTTAAAAGAAACAGAAAAGGAAGAGGAACCTATGGAGGTTGAAACCCCAGAAGAAAAGAACTTTCCAAGTCAAGAAGCCTCAAACAATGCTACTCCTCTACCTCAGATAACTGATCCAGCTTCCATGACaaattacaatatgccaaacactAACGTTACATTAGAGACTCTGCAAAGTACAAAAGTTGCAGTTGCACAGTTTTCACAGAATGCACGGTGTGTAGGTGGTACAAGTGTTGCCACTGCAGCTACAGCTATGGCTATTCCAATGATTCTAGAACAACTAATGGCACTACAACAGCAACAGATTCACCAGCTGCAACTCATTGAACAAATACGCAGTCAGGTGGCACTTATGAATCGTCAGAGCCTGCGTCCTCCATTGACCTCTTCAGTTCCAGCACAAAATCCTCCAATTCCAGCACCCAATCAGCTGCAGAGTTTTACCACACATACAACCCTACAGTTAACACCTGTAGTCCCACCCACACTTCCAGGATCAGTACCTAGCAATCAAGCACCGTCATTTGAGAACCCACAACAtacatcacagcctgcctctggagcAAGTACCCCAAATATACCATGTTCTGTCTCTTGTACACCTACTGAATCAAGCACATCTTTATCAATTAATGCTAAAGCAACATCTGTAACCCCTACCCCTGTTCCCAATGCTACAACTTGCTCATCTCATTCACAAAGCTCCTCAACTCCTCCATCTATTGGACATGGAAGCATCCTAACCTCACCTTCAAGTTTGCCAAGCCCACTTCTACCTCAGAGCTCCTCAAATAGTGTGATTTTCCCCAATCCACTTGCAAGCATAGCTGCAACAGCTAATGCTTTAGACCCCCTTTCTGCTCTCATGAAACATCGTAAGGGAAAGCCACCAAACGTATCAGTATTTGAGACAAAATCAACCTCtgaagaccctttttttaaacataaatgtCGGTTTTGTGCCAAGGTCTTCGGAAGTGATAGTGCTTTACAAATTCACCTGCGCTCTCATACAGGTGAAAGGCCATTTAAATGTAATATATGTGGAAACCGCTTTTCCACAAAAGGAAATTTAAAAGTTCATTTTCAAAGACATAAAGAAAAATACCCCCATATTCAAATGAATCCATACCCTGTTCCAGAATACCTTGACAATGTCCCAACTAGTTCTGGAATACCGTATGGAATGTCTCTTCCTCCTGAAAAACCAGTCACAACATGGTTAGATAGTAAACCTGTATTACCCACAATACCAACATCAATTGGGTTGCAGCTTCCTCCCACAATCCCAGGTGTTAACAGCTATCTTGATTCACCAAGCATCACTCCACTGAATAGATCGCCCCAAAGGCCATCTCCCACTTCTAGTGAATGCAACTCCTTGTCACCAAATATAAATCATCCTGAGCCCTGCATGGTTACATCTTCTGAATCTCTACAGTCATCTCAGACAGTAACTACTGCTGTTACAAAAACTGAACTTGTTGTTTTACCCCCTATTGCTGCAAGAACAGTTGAGCAGCCTGTTATCGGACAAGTACCCTCTCCTGTCACTACATCTATCCCAATCCCAACTCTTACAGATACCAGTACTTCTACCAGTCTCCCCAACCCTGTGCTTCCAGCAATGTCTGATCAATTCACGGCAAAATTTCCATTTGGTGGGCTTCTGGAGTCTATGCAAACATCTGAAACATCAAAACTGCAACAGCTAGTTGAGAACATTGATAAAAAGATGACAGACCCAAACCAGTGTGTAATTTGTCACAGAGTCCTTAGCTGTCAGAGTGCTCTTAAGATGCATTACAGAACACATACTGGGGAAAGACcatttaaatgcaaaatttgTGGACGTGCATTTACTACTAAAGGCAATCTAAAAACCCATTTTGGTGTTCATAGGTCAAAGCCACCACTAAGAGTTCAGCATTCATGTCCCATTTGTCAGAAAAAGTTTACGAATGCTGTTGTTTTGCAGCAACATATCCGTATGCATATGGGTGGACAGATTCCAAACACTCCATTACCAGAGGGCTTCCAAGATGAAATGGACTCTGAGCTTTCTTATGATGAAAAGAATCTTGAAACAATGAGCAATTATGATGAGGACTTTGATGATAATTCTATGGAAGATGAACTAGACCTAAAAGATATACCAATTGATTCATCAAAACCACTAATGCCATTCTCTGAATCATCACCAGCCTCACCCCCCACTGTCATCTCAAGTATTGCTGCTTTAGAAAATCAGATGAAAATGATGGACTCTGTCATGACTGCTCAGCAGTTTATTGGTTTAAAAAGTTTAGAAAATGGATCTGGCGAATATGATCATTTAAGCAATGATTCTTCATCAGCAGCGGGTGACCTGGAGAGCCAGAGTGTAGGCAGTCCAGCAATGTCTGAATCCTCTTCATCAATGCAGGTTTTGTCACCTGCACATAGTCATAGTGAAAGCATAAGATCAAAGTCTCCACATGCAGTGAATCATGAAGAGCCTCCAGAATTACAACTTAAAACAGAAAAGCCTGACAGTCCTATACCTGCTTCTGAAATTGAACGTGCACTGGATCTGACATCTACGAATCCCGGAAGACCAATCATCAAAGAAGAGGCTCCTTTTAGCCTGCTGTTCCTGAGCAGAGAACGTG GTCCCAGCCAAACCACTACTAGCCTGGTCACCAGCACAGCGCCTGCCATGATCAAAATGGAAGTGAATGGTCACACCAAGCCGATCTCACTGGGTGAAGGTTCCCACCTTCCAGCCGGAATCCAGGTTCCTGCTGCACCACAGACAGCGATGAGTCCAGGCATCACTCCTATGCTGGCACCCCCACCACGACGAACGCCCAAGCAGCACAACTGTCACAACTGTGGGAAGACCTTCTCTTCAGCAAGTGCACTACAGATACACGAACGTACTCATACTGGTGAAAAGCCATTTGGTTGCACAATCTGTGGTAGAGCATTTACCACAAAAGGGAATCTTAAG GTCCATATGGGGACTCACATGTGGAATAATGCCCCTGCACGGCGTGGCCGTAGACTTTCAGTAGAAAATCCGATGGCTTTGTTAGGTGGAGATGCACTGAAGTTTTCCGAGATGTTTCAAAAGGATTTGGCAGCTCGAGCGATGAATGTTGACCCTAGCTTTTGGAACCAATATGCTGCTGCTATCACAAATGGGCTGGCTATGAAAAACAATGAGATTTCTGTCATACAGAACGGAGGAATTCCCCAGCTCCCAGTCAGCTTGGGTGGAACTGCAATCCCACCATTAGGCAACCTGTCTAGTGGAATGGACCGAGCACGTACTGGCAGCAGCCCTCCTCTCATTAGTATGGACAAAGTGGGCACTGACTCGATTGTAAATCGACCATTCACAAGGTTTATTGAGGAGAACAAGGAAATTGGCATAAACTGA
- the SALL3 gene encoding sal-like protein 3 isoform X3, translating into MPATALSAGELLPGSTKAVPGEGPDDGDSGNESRSGSEETNVCEKCCAEFFKWSDFLEHKKNCTKNPLVLIVNDDIAATASEEFPEPSPASSQSDHAESEVADETVQVENNDTCDLKETEKEEEPMEVETPEEKNFPSQEASNNATPLPQITDPASMTNYNMPNTNVTLETLQSTKVAVAQFSQNARCVGGTSVATAATAMAIPMILEQLMALQQQQIHQLQLIEQIRSQVALMNRQSLRPPLTSSVPAQNPPIPAPNQLQSFTTHTTLQLTPVVPPTLPGSVPSNQAPSFENPQHTSQPASGASTPNIPCSVSCTPTESSTSLSINAKATSVTPTPVPNATTCSSHSQSSSTPPSIGHGSILTSPSSLPSPLLPQSSSNSVIFPNPLASIAATANALDPLSALMKHRKGKPPNVSVFETKSTSEDPFFKHKCRFCAKVFGSDSALQIHLRSHTGERPFKCNICGNRFSTKGNLKVHFQRHKEKYPHIQMNPYPVPEYLDNVPTSSGIPYGMSLPPEKPVTTWLDSKPVLPTIPTSIGLQLPPTIPGVNSYLDSPSITPLNRSPQRPSPTSSECNSLSPNINHPEPCMVTSSESLQSSQTVTTAVTKTELVVLPPIAARTVEQPVIGQVPSPVTTSIPIPTLTDTSTSTSLPNPVLPAMSDQFTAKFPFGGLLESMQTSETSKLQQLVENIDKKMTDPNQCVICHRVLSCQSALKMHYRTHTGERPFKCKICGRAFTTKGNLKTHFGVHRSKPPLRVQHSCPICQKKFTNAVVLQQHIRMHMGGQIPNTPLPEGFQDEMDSELSYDEKNLETMSNYDEDFDDNSMEDELDLKDIPIDSSKPLMPFSESSPASPPTVISSIAALENQMKMMDSVMTAQQFIGLKSLENGSGEYDHLSNDSSSAAGDLESQSVGSPAMSESSSSMQVLSPAHSHSESIRSKSPHAVNHEEPPELQLKTEKPDSPIPASEIERALDLTSTNPGRPIIKEEAPFSLLFLSRERGPSQTTTSLVTSTAPAMIKMEVNGHTKPISLGEGSHLPAGIQVPAAPQTAMSPGITPMLAPPPRRTPKQHNCHNCGKTFSSASALQIHERTHTGEKPFGCTICGRAFTTKGNLKVHMGTHMWNNAPARRGRRLSVENPMALLGGDALKFSEMFQKDLAARAMNVDPSFWNQYAAAITNGLAMKNNEISVIQNGGIPQLPVSLGGTAIPPLGNLSSGMDRARTGSSPPLISMDKVGTDSIVNRPFTRFIEENKEIGIN; encoded by the exons ATGCCTGCCACTGCCCTCTCTGCTGGGGAGCTGCTCCCAGGTTCAACTAAAG CAGTACCCGGGGAAGGACCAGATGATGGTGATAGCGGGAATGAAAGTCGAAGTGGAAGCGAAGAGACCAACGTTTGTGAAAAATGTTGTGCTGAATTCTTCAAATGGTCTGACTTTTTAGAGCACAAGAAGAACTGCACTAAAAACCCTCTTGTGTTAATTGTAAATGATGATATAGCAGCAACAGCTTCAGAAGAATTTCCTGAGCCCTCTCCTGCAAGCTCTCAAAGTGATCACGCAGAGAGCGAGGTTGCAGATGAAACAGTTCAGGTAGAAAATAATGACACTTGTGATTTAAAAGAAACAGAAAAGGAAGAGGAACCTATGGAGGTTGAAACCCCAGAAGAAAAGAACTTTCCAAGTCAAGAAGCCTCAAACAATGCTACTCCTCTACCTCAGATAACTGATCCAGCTTCCATGACaaattacaatatgccaaacactAACGTTACATTAGAGACTCTGCAAAGTACAAAAGTTGCAGTTGCACAGTTTTCACAGAATGCACGGTGTGTAGGTGGTACAAGTGTTGCCACTGCAGCTACAGCTATGGCTATTCCAATGATTCTAGAACAACTAATGGCACTACAACAGCAACAGATTCACCAGCTGCAACTCATTGAACAAATACGCAGTCAGGTGGCACTTATGAATCGTCAGAGCCTGCGTCCTCCATTGACCTCTTCAGTTCCAGCACAAAATCCTCCAATTCCAGCACCCAATCAGCTGCAGAGTTTTACCACACATACAACCCTACAGTTAACACCTGTAGTCCCACCCACACTTCCAGGATCAGTACCTAGCAATCAAGCACCGTCATTTGAGAACCCACAACAtacatcacagcctgcctctggagcAAGTACCCCAAATATACCATGTTCTGTCTCTTGTACACCTACTGAATCAAGCACATCTTTATCAATTAATGCTAAAGCAACATCTGTAACCCCTACCCCTGTTCCCAATGCTACAACTTGCTCATCTCATTCACAAAGCTCCTCAACTCCTCCATCTATTGGACATGGAAGCATCCTAACCTCACCTTCAAGTTTGCCAAGCCCACTTCTACCTCAGAGCTCCTCAAATAGTGTGATTTTCCCCAATCCACTTGCAAGCATAGCTGCAACAGCTAATGCTTTAGACCCCCTTTCTGCTCTCATGAAACATCGTAAGGGAAAGCCACCAAACGTATCAGTATTTGAGACAAAATCAACCTCtgaagaccctttttttaaacataaatgtCGGTTTTGTGCCAAGGTCTTCGGAAGTGATAGTGCTTTACAAATTCACCTGCGCTCTCATACAGGTGAAAGGCCATTTAAATGTAATATATGTGGAAACCGCTTTTCCACAAAAGGAAATTTAAAAGTTCATTTTCAAAGACATAAAGAAAAATACCCCCATATTCAAATGAATCCATACCCTGTTCCAGAATACCTTGACAATGTCCCAACTAGTTCTGGAATACCGTATGGAATGTCTCTTCCTCCTGAAAAACCAGTCACAACATGGTTAGATAGTAAACCTGTATTACCCACAATACCAACATCAATTGGGTTGCAGCTTCCTCCCACAATCCCAGGTGTTAACAGCTATCTTGATTCACCAAGCATCACTCCACTGAATAGATCGCCCCAAAGGCCATCTCCCACTTCTAGTGAATGCAACTCCTTGTCACCAAATATAAATCATCCTGAGCCCTGCATGGTTACATCTTCTGAATCTCTACAGTCATCTCAGACAGTAACTACTGCTGTTACAAAAACTGAACTTGTTGTTTTACCCCCTATTGCTGCAAGAACAGTTGAGCAGCCTGTTATCGGACAAGTACCCTCTCCTGTCACTACATCTATCCCAATCCCAACTCTTACAGATACCAGTACTTCTACCAGTCTCCCCAACCCTGTGCTTCCAGCAATGTCTGATCAATTCACGGCAAAATTTCCATTTGGTGGGCTTCTGGAGTCTATGCAAACATCTGAAACATCAAAACTGCAACAGCTAGTTGAGAACATTGATAAAAAGATGACAGACCCAAACCAGTGTGTAATTTGTCACAGAGTCCTTAGCTGTCAGAGTGCTCTTAAGATGCATTACAGAACACATACTGGGGAAAGACcatttaaatgcaaaatttgTGGACGTGCATTTACTACTAAAGGCAATCTAAAAACCCATTTTGGTGTTCATAGGTCAAAGCCACCACTAAGAGTTCAGCATTCATGTCCCATTTGTCAGAAAAAGTTTACGAATGCTGTTGTTTTGCAGCAACATATCCGTATGCATATGGGTGGACAGATTCCAAACACTCCATTACCAGAGGGCTTCCAAGATGAAATGGACTCTGAGCTTTCTTATGATGAAAAGAATCTTGAAACAATGAGCAATTATGATGAGGACTTTGATGATAATTCTATGGAAGATGAACTAGACCTAAAAGATATACCAATTGATTCATCAAAACCACTAATGCCATTCTCTGAATCATCACCAGCCTCACCCCCCACTGTCATCTCAAGTATTGCTGCTTTAGAAAATCAGATGAAAATGATGGACTCTGTCATGACTGCTCAGCAGTTTATTGGTTTAAAAAGTTTAGAAAATGGATCTGGCGAATATGATCATTTAAGCAATGATTCTTCATCAGCAGCGGGTGACCTGGAGAGCCAGAGTGTAGGCAGTCCAGCAATGTCTGAATCCTCTTCATCAATGCAGGTTTTGTCACCTGCACATAGTCATAGTGAAAGCATAAGATCAAAGTCTCCACATGCAGTGAATCATGAAGAGCCTCCAGAATTACAACTTAAAACAGAAAAGCCTGACAGTCCTATACCTGCTTCTGAAATTGAACGTGCACTGGATCTGACATCTACGAATCCCGGAAGACCAATCATCAAAGAAGAGGCTCCTTTTAGCCTGCTGTTCCTGAGCAGAGAACGTG GTCCCAGCCAAACCACTACTAGCCTGGTCACCAGCACAGCGCCTGCCATGATCAAAATGGAAGTGAATGGTCACACCAAGCCGATCTCACTGGGTGAAGGTTCCCACCTTCCAGCCGGAATCCAGGTTCCTGCTGCACCACAGACAGCGATGAGTCCAGGCATCACTCCTATGCTGGCACCCCCACCACGACGAACGCCCAAGCAGCACAACTGTCACAACTGTGGGAAGACCTTCTCTTCAGCAAGTGCACTACAGATACACGAACGTACTCATACTGGTGAAAAGCCATTTGGTTGCACAATCTGTGGTAGAGCATTTACCACAAAAGGGAATCTTAAG GTCCATATGGGGACTCACATGTGGAATAATGCCCCTGCACGGCGTGGCCGTAGACTTTCAGTAGAAAATCCGATGGCTTTGTTAGGTGGAGATGCACTGAAGTTTTCCGAGATGTTTCAAAAGGATTTGGCAGCTCGAGCGATGAATGTTGACCCTAGCTTTTGGAACCAATATGCTGCTGCTATCACAAATGGGCTGGCTATGAAAAACAATGAGATTTCTGTCATACAGAACGGAGGAATTCCCCAGCTCCCAGTCAGCTTGGGTGGAACTGCAATCCCACCATTAGGCAACCTGTCTAGTGGAATGGACCGAGCACGTACTGGCAGCAGCCCTCCTCTCATTAGTATGGACAAAGTGGGCACTGACTCGATTGTAAATCGACCATTCACAAGGTTTATTGAGGAGAACAAGGAAATTGGCATAAACTGA